One window of the Hoplias malabaricus isolate fHopMal1 chromosome Y, fHopMal1.hap1, whole genome shotgun sequence genome contains the following:
- the LOC136678618 gene encoding lysM and putative peptidoglycan-binding domain-containing protein 3-like: protein MTGRNQYNGFQSSTMVQPAAGGFSYVFGNNSETECSEEDGESYELRARGRDKIRRSASRERMDDIVYVMRDIKEGDTLISISLQYFCSVADIKRANNLLTEQDFFALRSIKIPVRRFSSFTETHNTAPHKSNSPNRIHRVAEILPTGASTDSSPSSSSSTDSVECFLQEKDKDIELLVKSSSPSRSSLSEVVSSLSPQQPLLGDLERRPAQRKDPYYGADWGMRWWTAVVIMLVVGIVTPVFYLLYYEVLMKSDVSHHATMDSIRPEPTHSAFPRPAIIPKAKAVAHGEPHMHQVIEPEGPNLRQKQKT, encoded by the exons ATGACTGGAAGGAACCAGTACAATGGCTTCCAGTCCTCTACAATGGTGCAGCCTGCAGCAGGAGGTTTTTCTTATGTATTTGGGAACAATTCGGAGACCGAGTGCTCTGAGGAAGATGGCGAGAGCTATGAACTTCGTGCCAGGGGCAGGGACAAAATTCGACGGAGTGCTTCCAGAGAGCGCATGGATGATATTGTCTACGTAATGAGAGACATTAAAGAAGGAGACACTTTGATTAGCATTTCTCTCCAGTATTTCTGCTCT GTTGCTGACATAAAGCGTGCCAACAATCTCCTGACAGAGCAGGACTTCTTTGCCTTGAGGTCCATAAAGATCCCGGTGAGAAGGTTCAGCTCTTTCACTGAAACTCACAACACAGCTCCGCATAAAAGCAACTCACCGAACAGAATTCACAGAGTTGCAGAGATCCTGCCCACTGGAGCTTCCACAGACTCCTCcccatcatcatcttcctccaCGGACAGTGTAGAGTGTTTTCTGCAGGAGAAAGACAAAGACATTGAACTTCTTGTGAAATCGTCTAGCCCCTCCAGGAGCAGCCTAAGCGAAGTGGTTTCCTCCCTCAGCCCTCAGCAGCCGCTGCTGGGAGATCTAGAGCGGAGACCAGCCCAGAGGAAGGACCCCTATTATGGAGCGGACTGGGGAATGAGGTGGTGGACTGCGGTAGTCATTATGCTTGTCGTGGGCATTGTCACACCTGTGTTCTACCTGTTATACTATGAAGTGCTAATGAAATCGGATGTAAGCCACCATGCTACAATGGATTCCATCAGACCTGAGCCTACACATTCTGCCTTTCCTCGTCCTGCTATTATTCCAAAGGCTAAGGCTGTTGCTCATGGAGAGCCACATATGCATCAAGTCATTGAACCAGAGGGACCAAATCTGAGGCAGAAACAGAAAACATGA